The following coding sequences are from one Streptomyces dengpaensis window:
- a CDS encoding SAM-dependent methyltransferase — protein MPVDRPIINSNVPHSARIWNYWLGGKDCYEIDRQVGDQIVAANPAILDIALAQRAFLVRAVEYLVGTAGIRQFLDVGTGLPTADNTHEVAQRLAPETRIVYVDHDPIVLAHAEALLTSTPEGATDYIDADLRHPEAILEQAAKTLDFTQPVALILLGITAHVTDGSAYEMVGRLVDALPSGSYLVLCDDTEVINPEQMRTMIEQWNESSDNPRINRSPEELARFFMGLELLEPGLVSVSRWFPEGSGAEAPAEVDDFGGVARKP, from the coding sequence ATGCCCGTTGATCGTCCGATCATCAACAGCAACGTGCCGCACTCCGCCCGCATATGGAACTACTGGCTGGGCGGGAAGGACTGCTACGAGATCGACCGGCAGGTCGGCGACCAGATCGTGGCGGCGAACCCGGCGATCCTCGACATCGCCCTGGCGCAGCGGGCGTTCCTTGTCCGTGCCGTGGAGTACCTCGTCGGCACGGCCGGCATCCGCCAGTTCCTGGACGTGGGCACCGGCCTGCCCACCGCGGACAACACCCACGAGGTCGCCCAGCGGCTCGCCCCCGAGACGCGGATCGTCTACGTCGACCACGACCCGATCGTCCTGGCCCACGCCGAGGCGCTGCTCACCAGCACGCCCGAGGGCGCGACGGACTACATCGACGCCGACCTGCGTCATCCCGAGGCCATCCTGGAACAGGCCGCGAAGACACTGGACTTCACCCAGCCGGTCGCGCTGATCCTGTTGGGGATCACCGCCCATGTCACCGACGGCTCCGCCTACGAGATGGTCGGCCGCCTGGTGGACGCCCTGCCCTCTGGCAGCTATCTCGTGCTCTGCGACGACACCGAGGTGATCAACCCCGAGCAGATGCGCACGATGATCGAGCAATGGAACGAGTCGAGCGACAACCCCCGCATCAACCGCAGCCCGGAAGAACTCGCCCGGTTCTTCATGGGCTTGGAGCTGCTGGAGCCCGGCCTGGTCTCGGTCTCCCGGTGGTTCCCCGAGGGGTCCGGCGCGGAAGCACCCGCCGAGGTCGACGACTTCGGCGGTGTGGCCCGGAAGCCATAG
- a CDS encoding IS110 family transposase: protein MFIGWDWATETHDVTVMDATGKRIDRWELAHTEEGFTKTLARLRKHGAPADLPVAIETSRGLAVDRLLAAGHPVVPVHPNAFNAMRARWGASKAKTDAGDSMKLADYLRTDGHLLPRLEPTEQATLDLQALTRQRADHIEAKVAAVNQLASLLDEHWPGGKAVFADLDSDIAMAFLERYPTPTKAAKLTAGRLEAWCKRRGYSGKKPGSVLIERLRSAPKAASRLSDAVAEQLVRVQIQLVQGIRATIRTLDKAITEATGTHPYAPLFATMPRIGKVSLGQVIGEIGPILERAQSCEQLIAEAGVVPVTRASGKSRTVAFRFATNRRARVALTTFVDNSRHGSAWAAKIYNDARARKKRHPHAIRILARAWLRVMWACWRDGTCYDPAIHQANDKINAPADEHLAA from the coding sequence GTGTTCATCGGATGGGACTGGGCGACTGAGACCCATGACGTGACGGTCATGGACGCCACCGGCAAGCGCATCGATCGGTGGGAACTCGCCCATACCGAAGAAGGGTTCACCAAGACCCTGGCCCGGCTGCGCAAGCACGGAGCCCCGGCGGATCTGCCCGTGGCCATCGAGACCAGCCGCGGCCTGGCCGTCGACAGACTGCTCGCCGCCGGCCACCCCGTCGTGCCGGTCCACCCCAACGCCTTCAACGCGATGCGGGCACGCTGGGGTGCCTCCAAGGCCAAGACGGACGCCGGCGACAGCATGAAACTCGCCGACTACCTGCGCACCGACGGGCATCTCCTGCCCCGGCTGGAGCCCACTGAGCAGGCTACCTTGGACCTGCAGGCACTCACCCGGCAGCGGGCCGACCACATCGAAGCCAAGGTCGCCGCTGTCAACCAGCTCGCCTCGCTGCTGGACGAGCACTGGCCCGGCGGCAAGGCCGTCTTCGCCGACCTCGACAGCGACATCGCCATGGCTTTCCTGGAGCGTTACCCCACCCCCACCAAAGCGGCCAAGCTCACCGCTGGACGCCTCGAAGCGTGGTGCAAACGCCGCGGCTACTCCGGCAAGAAGCCCGGCAGTGTCCTCATCGAACGCCTGCGCTCGGCCCCGAAGGCCGCGTCCCGCCTGAGCGATGCCGTCGCCGAACAACTCGTCCGCGTCCAAATCCAGCTCGTGCAGGGCATACGCGCAACCATCCGCACGCTGGACAAGGCCATCACCGAGGCCACCGGGACGCATCCCTACGCGCCATTGTTCGCCACCATGCCGCGCATCGGCAAGGTCAGCCTCGGCCAGGTCATCGGGGAGATCGGCCCGATCCTGGAACGCGCCCAGAGCTGCGAACAGCTCATCGCCGAGGCCGGCGTCGTCCCCGTCACCCGCGCCTCGGGCAAGTCCCGCACGGTCGCCTTCCGCTTCGCGACCAACCGCAGGGCCCGCGTCGCGCTGACCACCTTCGTCGACAACAGCCGCCACGGCAGCGCTTGGGCCGCCAAGATCTACAACGACGCCAGAGCCCGCAAGAAGCGACACCCCCACGCCATCCGCATCCTGGCCCGTGCCTGGCTGCGCGTGATGTGGGCCTGCTGGCGCGACGGAACCTGCTACGACCCCGCCATCCACCAAGCCAACGACAAGATCAACGCACCCGCCGACGAACATCTGGCGGCATAG
- a CDS encoding SpoIIE family protein phosphatase — translation MRGSTPGAGERVLSFAGFATAVLDDEGTVLFWSQAATELVGWTAEEVCGRPVRVLLADASPSEWPAAREAGVPAGGRVLLRHRSGGSVEVTFEVLRSEHSAECLVLIAPTAQVTDREQGANLLCTLLAQDRIGISVHDVDLTVVRTNIASEKFGGSALPPGSRLADVMSPQDAETAETTLRRVLETGVPLTGRGVCMPAPHTPPGHWTSLSAFRLDDAEGAPTGVVAMFTDTPAQQRALRELDLLHEAATRIGGSLDVVGAAQDLADVVVSALGDLAWVNLANAVFEGDEPPRFIGGRKPYLRRAAVASRTGPWPAALLQVGESAPPLPYSAALRDVQHGRTVILDRAKAAAALSHPGQSRQFIPERGHSGLWAPLFARGLVLGSVTVWRTEQPDPFDEEDAELVAEIASRAALSVDNARRYTREHRSVLALQQSLLPPPTTDSLAAETAGYYLPAGGGADISGDWYDVIPLPSFRVAMVVGDVFGHGLYATATMGRLRTAVRTLTDLELDPTELLTHLDDLVQQLVGEAETGSTVGATCLYVLYNPVSRRCGVASAGHPPPVVVRPDGTVEVIDVSPGPPLGVGGMPFETTVIDLEPGSVLALYTDGLIERDDVDGGLMWLKESLAVLCRPDRALSDTGRALLPGLGDPPPRDDIALLLARTRAVPADNVASWEFAAEPEVVATARQAAAEQLAAWGLEEVAFTTELVVSELVTNAVRYAGGPIGLRLIRENVLVCEVTDPSNTQPRLRRARWTDEGGRGLFLVAQLTNRWGSRYGPHGKTIWAEQSLVPDAIDFAALM, via the coding sequence ATGCGCGGGTCCACCCCTGGCGCCGGAGAGCGGGTGCTCTCCTTCGCCGGTTTCGCGACGGCCGTGCTCGACGACGAGGGCACCGTGCTGTTCTGGTCTCAGGCGGCCACCGAGCTGGTGGGCTGGACGGCCGAGGAGGTCTGTGGCCGCCCGGTGAGGGTCCTGCTTGCCGACGCCTCGCCCTCCGAGTGGCCTGCCGCACGGGAGGCCGGCGTTCCCGCCGGTGGTCGCGTACTGCTCCGGCACCGTTCAGGCGGTTCGGTCGAAGTCACCTTCGAGGTGCTGCGGTCGGAACACTCCGCTGAATGCCTCGTGCTGATCGCGCCCACCGCGCAAGTGACCGACCGCGAGCAGGGCGCGAATCTCCTGTGCACGCTGCTTGCCCAGGACCGTATCGGAATCTCCGTCCACGACGTGGACCTGACCGTCGTGCGGACCAACATCGCGTCCGAGAAGTTCGGCGGCTCCGCTCTGCCCCCAGGCAGCCGTCTGGCGGACGTGATGTCCCCACAGGACGCCGAGACCGCCGAGACCACGCTGCGCCGGGTGCTCGAGACGGGTGTGCCACTGACGGGGCGGGGCGTGTGCATGCCGGCACCCCATACCCCACCGGGGCACTGGACGTCGTTGTCCGCTTTCCGGCTGGACGACGCCGAAGGGGCTCCGACGGGCGTCGTCGCGATGTTCACGGACACCCCGGCGCAGCAGCGGGCCCTGCGGGAGCTGGACCTGCTGCACGAGGCCGCCACCCGCATCGGAGGCTCCCTGGACGTCGTCGGTGCCGCGCAAGACCTGGCGGACGTCGTCGTGTCCGCTCTCGGCGACCTCGCCTGGGTCAATCTGGCCAATGCCGTGTTCGAAGGTGACGAACCCCCCAGGTTCATCGGTGGGCGAAAGCCGTATCTGCGCCGGGCGGCCGTGGCCTCGCGCACCGGCCCCTGGCCCGCCGCCCTTCTCCAGGTCGGCGAGTCGGCCCCTCCGCTGCCGTACTCGGCCGCACTGCGGGACGTCCAACACGGCCGGACCGTCATCCTCGACCGGGCGAAGGCGGCCGCTGCGCTCAGCCACCCTGGACAGTCGCGGCAGTTCATCCCCGAACGCGGGCACTCGGGTCTCTGGGCACCGCTGTTCGCCCGCGGTCTGGTGCTGGGCAGCGTTACCGTCTGGCGTACCGAGCAACCGGATCCGTTCGACGAGGAGGACGCGGAACTGGTCGCGGAGATCGCCTCACGAGCCGCGCTGAGCGTGGACAACGCGCGGCGCTATACCCGCGAGCACCGCTCGGTTCTCGCGCTGCAGCAGAGCCTGCTTCCCCCGCCCACGACCGACAGCCTGGCGGCGGAGACCGCCGGCTACTACCTGCCCGCCGGCGGCGGGGCCGACATCAGCGGCGACTGGTACGACGTCATTCCCCTGCCGTCCTTCCGGGTCGCCATGGTCGTCGGAGACGTGTTCGGCCACGGCCTGTACGCCACCGCCACCATGGGCCGCCTCCGCACCGCCGTCCGTACCCTTACCGACCTCGAACTCGACCCCACCGAACTGCTCACTCACCTCGACGACCTCGTGCAGCAACTCGTTGGAGAGGCGGAGACAGGAAGCACTGTCGGTGCCACCTGTCTATACGTCCTCTACAACCCGGTCTCTCGCAGATGCGGAGTGGCCAGCGCCGGTCACCCGCCGCCCGTCGTGGTCCGGCCCGACGGAACCGTGGAAGTGATCGACGTTTCCCCGGGTCCGCCACTGGGAGTGGGCGGCATGCCGTTCGAGACCACCGTCATCGACCTGGAACCCGGCAGCGTTCTCGCTCTGTACACCGACGGCCTGATCGAACGAGATGATGTCGACGGCGGCCTGATGTGGCTGAAAGAAAGCCTCGCGGTCCTGTGCCGTCCTGACCGCGCGCTGTCCGACACCGGCCGCGCACTGCTCCCCGGCCTCGGGGACCCCCCGCCTCGCGACGACATCGCCCTGCTCCTGGCCCGCACCCGGGCCGTACCGGCGGACAACGTCGCGAGCTGGGAGTTCGCCGCTGAGCCTGAGGTCGTGGCCACCGCCCGCCAGGCCGCCGCCGAGCAGCTGGCCGCCTGGGGGCTGGAGGAGGTGGCCTTCACCACCGAGCTGGTCGTCAGCGAGCTGGTCACCAACGCGGTCCGTTACGCCGGGGGCCCGATCGGGCTGCGGCTGATCCGCGAGAACGTGCTCGTCTGCGAGGTCACCGATCCCAGCAACACCCAGCCCCGCCTGCGCCGGGCCCGCTGGACGGACGAGGGAGGACGCGGCCTGTTCCTCGTCGCCCAGCTCACGAACCGCTGGGGGAGCCGCTACGGCCCGCACGGAAAGACCATCTGGGCCGAGCAGTCCCTCGTACCGGACGCCATCGACTTCGCGGCGCTCATGTGA
- a CDS encoding CaiB/BaiF CoA transferase family protein, which translates to MTGLPLTGVTVVSVEQAVAAPYATRQLADLGARVIKVERPGGGDFARRYDTTVHGQSSYFVWLNRSKESVTLDLKSPAGRDVLEELLARADVFVQNLAPGAAARLGLDAASLTQRHASLIPCTISGYGTFGPWADRKAYDLLVQCQTGLVSLTGTPEETARVGVSIADIAAGMYAYSGILTALYTRATSGEARAVEVSLFEALAEWMSQPAYYTRHGGTQPPRIGTQHATIAPYGAYTAADGKQVLFSIQNEREWAALCERVLARPELADDPRFATGSDRVAHRDQLDAVITERFQRSGSAEVMKLLDAAGIANAGVNDVREFIEHPVLAERNRWHEVAIPGAVVPALRPPADLAGIEPRMDPVPAVGEHTERVLAELGVTAARIEGLRADGVI; encoded by the coding sequence ATGACCGGACTCCCGCTCACCGGCGTCACCGTCGTGAGTGTCGAGCAGGCGGTGGCGGCACCATATGCCACCCGCCAGCTCGCGGATCTCGGTGCCCGTGTCATCAAGGTGGAGCGGCCCGGGGGCGGCGACTTCGCCCGCCGGTACGACACCACCGTGCACGGTCAGTCCAGCTATTTCGTCTGGCTCAACCGGTCCAAGGAGTCCGTGACCCTCGACCTGAAGTCCCCGGCCGGCCGGGACGTACTGGAGGAACTGCTGGCCCGGGCCGACGTGTTCGTACAGAACCTGGCTCCGGGCGCTGCGGCCCGCCTGGGCCTGGACGCCGCATCACTTACCCAACGGCACGCATCGCTGATCCCGTGCACCATCTCCGGATACGGCACCTTCGGCCCGTGGGCGGACCGCAAGGCCTACGACCTGCTCGTGCAGTGCCAGACCGGCCTGGTTTCGCTGACCGGAACACCGGAGGAGACCGCTCGGGTCGGGGTGTCGATCGCCGACATCGCCGCCGGCATGTACGCCTACTCCGGCATCCTGACCGCGTTGTACACGCGGGCGACCTCGGGCGAGGCGCGGGCGGTGGAGGTCTCGCTCTTCGAGGCACTGGCGGAGTGGATGAGCCAGCCCGCGTACTACACGCGGCACGGCGGCACACAGCCCCCGCGGATCGGCACGCAACACGCCACCATCGCGCCCTACGGCGCCTACACGGCGGCCGACGGCAAGCAGGTGCTGTTCTCCATCCAGAACGAGCGGGAATGGGCGGCGCTGTGCGAACGCGTCCTCGCCCGCCCCGAGTTGGCGGACGATCCGCGGTTCGCCACCGGATCGGACCGGGTCGCCCACCGGGACCAGCTCGACGCGGTCATCACCGAGCGGTTCCAACGATCTGGCAGCGCTGAGGTGATGAAGCTGCTGGACGCGGCGGGGATCGCGAACGCCGGAGTCAACGACGTGCGCGAGTTCATCGAACATCCGGTGCTCGCCGAGCGGAACCGCTGGCACGAAGTGGCCATCCCGGGCGCGGTGGTGCCGGCTCTCCGGCCGCCGGCGGACCTGGCGGGAATCGAGCCGCGCATGGACCCCGTACCCGCCGTGGGCGAACACACCGAGCGGGTCCTGGCCGAACTTGGGGTCACCGCAGCCCGGATCGAGGGACTGCGGGCCGACGGCGTCATCTGA
- a CDS encoding VOC family protein has translation MALRPVQVNIKALDASAVGRFWAEALGWSAYSPGVTTYVGPVGGLVWPDPVAVGVDVVPVPEPKTTTKNRVHLDLATTSAAHQAELVARLKAFGARPAHVGQGKVPWTVLADPEGNEFCVLEPREIYRDTGPIAAVVVDCVGPRAMARFWGEAMDWTLHEVTDDHAVLRSAKGVGPYLEFLRTPGVKIVPDRVHLDLLPYPGDDKAAEVARLRALGATDLDLGQGDVPWTCLADPEGHEFCVLAPS, from the coding sequence ATGGCACTGCGACCTGTTCAGGTGAACATAAAGGCTCTTGATGCCTCGGCGGTCGGCCGGTTCTGGGCGGAGGCGCTCGGCTGGAGTGCTTACAGCCCCGGCGTGACCACCTACGTCGGACCCGTCGGCGGCCTCGTCTGGCCGGACCCGGTCGCCGTCGGTGTCGACGTCGTTCCCGTCCCGGAACCCAAGACAACAACAAAGAACCGTGTGCACCTCGATCTCGCCACCACCTCTGCGGCCCATCAGGCGGAGTTGGTCGCGCGCCTTAAGGCTTTCGGTGCCAGGCCCGCCCACGTGGGGCAGGGCAAAGTGCCGTGGACGGTCCTCGCCGACCCGGAGGGCAACGAGTTCTGCGTGCTGGAGCCTCGGGAGATCTACCGGGACACCGGGCCGATCGCCGCGGTGGTGGTCGACTGTGTGGGTCCGCGGGCCATGGCCCGGTTCTGGGGTGAGGCGATGGACTGGACTCTGCATGAGGTGACTGACGATCATGCGGTGTTGCGCTCCGCCAAGGGTGTCGGCCCGTATCTCGAGTTCCTCCGCACGCCGGGCGTGAAGATCGTGCCAGACCGCGTCCATCTCGACCTGCTGCCGTACCCCGGTGACGACAAAGCAGCGGAGGTGGCCCGGCTGCGGGCCCTTGGCGCCACCGACCTCGACCTCGGCCAGGGCGACGTCCCGTGGACGTGCCTGGCCGACCCGGAGGGCCACGAGTTCTGCGTCCTCGCCCCGTCCTGA
- a CDS encoding acyl-CoA dehydrogenase family protein encodes MSTLDALSEDEQFVVKTVHEFVNKEVKPVVQELEHSNTYPEALIEQMKQLGIYGLAIPGEYGGNAVSMPCYVLVTEELARGWMSLAGAMGGHTVVAKLLRHFGTEEQKRRYLPKMATGEIRATMALTEPGGGSDLQAMRTIARKDTDGYVLNGSKTWISNARRSKLIALLCKTDPEASPAHRGISILLVEHGPGLTVSRDLPKLGYKGVESCELAFDDYHAPADAVLGGVEGKGFAQMMKGLETGRLQVAARALGVGRAALEASLDYAQERESFGKPIWQHQSIGHYLADMATSLTAARQLTLYAAREAEAGRRVDMEAGMAKLFASETGMHIALNAVRIHGGYGYSTEFDAERYFRDAPLMIVGEGTNEIQKNVIASQLIKRGGLDA; translated from the coding sequence GTGAGCACCCTGGACGCCCTCTCCGAGGACGAGCAGTTCGTCGTGAAGACCGTGCACGAGTTCGTCAACAAGGAGGTCAAGCCCGTCGTCCAGGAACTCGAGCACTCCAACACCTACCCCGAGGCCTTGATCGAGCAGATGAAGCAGCTCGGGATCTACGGGCTCGCCATCCCCGGGGAGTACGGCGGCAACGCGGTCTCCATGCCCTGCTACGTGCTGGTCACCGAGGAACTCGCCCGCGGCTGGATGAGCCTGGCGGGCGCCATGGGCGGCCACACCGTGGTCGCCAAGCTGCTGCGGCACTTCGGCACCGAGGAGCAGAAGCGCCGCTATCTGCCGAAGATGGCCACCGGCGAGATCCGGGCCACCATGGCCCTGACCGAACCCGGCGGCGGCTCCGACCTGCAAGCCATGCGCACCATCGCCCGCAAGGACACCGACGGTTATGTGCTCAACGGCTCGAAGACCTGGATCAGCAACGCCCGGCGCTCCAAGCTGATCGCGCTGCTGTGCAAGACCGATCCCGAGGCGAGCCCCGCGCACAGGGGCATTTCGATCCTCCTCGTCGAGCACGGCCCGGGTCTCACGGTCTCCCGCGACCTGCCCAAGCTGGGCTACAAGGGCGTGGAGAGCTGCGAGTTGGCCTTCGACGACTACCACGCGCCGGCCGACGCGGTGCTCGGCGGCGTCGAGGGCAAGGGCTTCGCCCAGATGATGAAGGGCCTGGAGACCGGCCGCCTGCAGGTCGCCGCCCGCGCACTCGGCGTCGGCCGGGCGGCGCTCGAGGCCTCTCTCGACTACGCCCAGGAACGTGAGTCCTTCGGCAAGCCCATCTGGCAGCACCAGTCGATCGGCCACTACCTCGCCGACATGGCCACGTCCCTGACCGCGGCCCGCCAGCTCACCCTGTACGCCGCCCGCGAGGCCGAGGCGGGGCGACGGGTCGACATGGAGGCCGGCATGGCCAAGCTGTTCGCCTCCGAGACCGGCATGCACATCGCCCTCAACGCCGTCCGCATTCACGGCGGTTACGGCTACTCGACCGAGTTCGACGCCGAGCGGTACTTCCGTGACGCCCCGCTGATGATCGTCGGAGAGGGCACCAACGAAATCCAGAAGAACGTGATCGCGAGCCAGCTCATCAAGCGCGGCGGACTCGACGCGTAA
- a CDS encoding acyl-CoA mutase large subunit family protein: MDSVAHSESGLPIHPLYDGWALTGFDADAKLGAPGKFPFTRGVYPSMYTGRPWTMRQYAGFGTAKESNERYHELVGAGTGGLSVAFDLPTQMGYDSDEAIARGEVGKVGVAIDSIEDMRTLFQGLPLDKVSTSMTINAPASTLLLLYQLVAAEQGVAGDQLTGTIQNDVLKEYIARGTYIFPPKQSLRLISDIFAYCHKELPRWNTISISGYHMAEAGATPAQEIAFTLANAKEYVRAAIAAGLDVDDFAPRLSFFFVARTTLLEEIAKFRAARRIWARIMRDEFKARNPKSQMLRFHTQTAGVQLTAQQPEVNLVRVALQGLGAVLGGTQSLHTNSYDEAIALPTQKAARLALRTQQVIAYETDVAKTVDPFAGSYVMESLTDDLEAAALELIQAVEDRGGAVAAIEQGFQKSEIERSAYRIALEIDNQERTVVGVNKYALDEEEPYEPLRVDPQIELDQCERLAALRSERDNDAVERALDTLRTAARGSDNVLPPMREALRQRATVGEVSHALRDVWGVHVPHDTF, encoded by the coding sequence GTGGATTCCGTCGCACACAGCGAGTCCGGCCTGCCGATCCATCCGCTCTACGACGGCTGGGCGCTGACGGGCTTCGACGCGGACGCCAAGCTGGGCGCCCCGGGGAAGTTCCCGTTCACGCGGGGCGTGTATCCGTCGATGTACACAGGCCGGCCATGGACGATGCGGCAGTACGCCGGGTTCGGCACGGCGAAGGAGTCGAACGAGCGCTACCACGAGCTCGTCGGCGCGGGCACGGGCGGCCTCAGTGTGGCCTTCGACCTGCCGACACAGATGGGCTACGACTCCGACGAGGCCATCGCCCGCGGCGAGGTGGGCAAGGTCGGCGTGGCGATCGACTCGATCGAGGACATGCGCACGCTGTTCCAGGGGCTGCCGCTGGACAAGGTGTCCACATCGATGACGATCAACGCCCCCGCGTCGACGCTGCTCCTGCTGTACCAGCTGGTCGCGGCCGAGCAGGGCGTCGCCGGTGACCAGCTGACCGGCACGATCCAGAACGACGTACTCAAGGAGTACATCGCCCGCGGGACCTACATCTTCCCGCCGAAGCAGTCCCTGCGGCTGATCAGCGACATCTTCGCCTACTGCCACAAGGAACTGCCCCGCTGGAACACGATCTCCATCTCCGGCTACCACATGGCCGAGGCGGGAGCCACGCCCGCGCAGGAGATCGCGTTCACCCTCGCCAACGCGAAGGAGTACGTGCGCGCGGCGATCGCCGCCGGCCTGGACGTCGACGACTTCGCACCGCGCCTGTCGTTCTTCTTCGTCGCCCGGACCACGCTGCTGGAGGAGATCGCGAAGTTCCGTGCCGCGCGCCGCATTTGGGCCCGCATCATGCGCGACGAGTTCAAGGCCAGAAACCCCAAGTCGCAGATGCTGCGCTTCCACACGCAGACCGCAGGGGTTCAACTGACCGCGCAGCAGCCCGAGGTCAACCTCGTCCGGGTCGCCCTGCAGGGCCTGGGCGCGGTCCTCGGCGGTACGCAGTCCCTGCACACCAACTCCTACGACGAGGCCATCGCCCTGCCCACCCAGAAGGCGGCACGGCTCGCCCTGCGCACCCAGCAGGTCATCGCCTACGAGACCGACGTGGCCAAGACCGTGGACCCCTTCGCCGGGTCCTACGTCATGGAGTCGCTGACCGACGACCTCGAGGCGGCGGCCCTGGAGCTGATCCAGGCCGTCGAGGACCGCGGCGGTGCGGTGGCGGCGATCGAACAGGGTTTCCAGAAGTCGGAGATCGAGAGGTCCGCATACCGGATCGCCCTGGAGATCGACAACCAGGAACGGACCGTGGTCGGGGTCAACAAATACGCCCTCGACGAGGAAGAGCCCTACGAGCCCCTGCGCGTCGACCCTCAGATCGAGCTCGACCAGTGCGAACGCCTCGCCGCCCTGCGCAGCGAGCGCGACAACGACGCCGTAGAGCGTGCCCTCGACACCCTGCGCACCGCGGCGCGGGGCTCCGACAACGTGCTGCCCCCGATGCGCGAGGCCCTGCGGCAGCGCGCCACGGTCGGCGAGGTCTCACACGCACTACGCGACGTCTGGGGCGTGCACGTCCCCCACGACACCTTCTGA
- a CDS encoding LysR family transcriptional regulator, with amino-acid sequence MDVKQLRALITVAEAGSVTRAAELLHLVQPAVTRQIRTLEQELGVALFERTRQGMQPTAAGMTMVERARRALNELERARAEIRPTPGVVTGIVTVGLLDSASNLLAEPLASAIIRDHPGIELRLLTAYSGHLQQWLDDGDLDLTLLYNLASTPSLNAEPLVREKLWAVAPPSAGLRAEHPVPFEEAVSHPLVVPAAGHGLRTVIDAAAAQARVEMNLIVQTNSMHVQKQLVLAGHGWTILPGVGIAEDVANGSLSAAPLCEPEVWRSIVLGTSRAGRVTPAAEVVAKELSRQIHSAVRQGQWPSAQLYDEGPAKDV; translated from the coding sequence ATGGACGTCAAGCAGCTCAGAGCGCTCATCACGGTGGCCGAGGCGGGCAGCGTCACGCGCGCGGCGGAACTCCTGCATCTGGTCCAGCCGGCCGTCACCCGGCAGATCCGCACCCTGGAGCAGGAGCTGGGCGTCGCGCTGTTCGAGCGGACCCGGCAGGGGATGCAGCCCACGGCCGCCGGGATGACGATGGTCGAGCGCGCCCGGCGCGCCCTGAACGAACTGGAACGGGCCCGCGCGGAGATCCGGCCGACGCCGGGCGTTGTCACCGGCATCGTGACCGTCGGCCTGCTCGACAGCGCGAGCAACCTGCTGGCCGAACCCCTCGCGTCCGCCATCATCCGCGACCACCCCGGCATCGAGCTGCGCCTGCTCACCGCGTACTCCGGCCACTTGCAGCAGTGGCTCGACGACGGAGACCTGGACCTGACCCTGTTGTACAACCTCGCCAGTACACCGTCGCTCAACGCGGAACCGCTGGTACGGGAGAAACTGTGGGCGGTCGCGCCGCCGTCCGCCGGGCTCCGGGCCGAGCACCCCGTCCCGTTCGAGGAGGCCGTGTCGCATCCGCTGGTGGTGCCCGCGGCCGGCCACGGACTGCGTACGGTGATCGACGCGGCGGCCGCGCAGGCCAGAGTGGAGATGAACCTGATCGTCCAGACGAACTCCATGCACGTGCAGAAGCAGCTCGTGCTGGCCGGCCACGGCTGGACCATTCTGCCGGGCGTCGGGATCGCCGAGGACGTCGCGAACGGCTCGCTGAGCGCCGCGCCGCTGTGCGAACCCGAGGTGTGGCGCTCGATCGTGCTCGGCACCTCCAGGGCAGGGCGGGTCACGCCCGCCGCCGAGGTCGTGGCCAAGGAACTGTCCCGCCAGATCCACTCGGCCGTACGTCAAGGGCAGTGGCCCTCGGCGCAGTTGTACGACGAGGGGCCCGCGAAGGACGTATGA
- a CDS encoding nitroreductase family protein: MPIGFKTLLSERWSCRAYLPDQVPDDVIAEMFAITQRTASWCNTQPWQAYLTKGEATRRFAESLTEHARTHEQVSDLGMPAGYQRVYKERRRGAGYAL, translated from the coding sequence GTGCCCATCGGGTTCAAGACGCTGCTCAGCGAACGGTGGAGTTGCCGTGCCTATCTGCCGGACCAGGTTCCCGATGACGTGATCGCGGAGATGTTCGCGATCACGCAGCGCACCGCGTCCTGGTGCAACACCCAGCCGTGGCAGGCGTATCTGACGAAGGGCGAGGCGACCCGGCGGTTCGCCGAGAGCCTGACCGAGCACGCGAGGACCCATGAGCAGGTGTCGGACCTCGGGATGCCCGCGGGGTACCAGCGTGTTTACAAGGAGCGCCGGCGCGGGGCCGGGTACGCGCTCTAG